From the Phycisphaeraceae bacterium genome, one window contains:
- a CDS encoding D-hexose-6-phosphate mutarotase: MPQHTRPETSSDPIRDAAQRFSLPGLTFEAGPGGVPFAHITNAHGRASIAFLGATTLGYQPANESAVLFLSDDALFAEGQAIRGGVPICFPWFGPRADDPKASSHGVVRTRLWDLDDAMAHNGAHTLRFSTSAPPLQATFELTLGPRLGMALTVSHTDSAAEPVIFEEALHTYFAVADAREVTVTGLEQTDYLDKVDHGERKTQGDDPIGFAGETDRVYLNTSTSCTIHDPQLDRALVIDKDGSRSTIVWNPWIEKARRLTDLPSEDWPRFVCVESGNVAENAITLRPGEHHRLAVSIRVQRRDTA; the protein is encoded by the coding sequence ATGCCACAGCACACCCGACCCGAGACCTCCAGTGACCCCATCCGTGACGCCGCCCAACGCTTCTCGCTGCCCGGCCTGACCTTCGAGGCTGGGCCCGGCGGGGTTCCTTTTGCCCATATCACCAATGCCCATGGCCGGGCGTCCATCGCCTTTCTCGGGGCCACCACCCTCGGCTACCAGCCCGCCAACGAGTCCGCCGTGCTCTTTCTCTCGGACGACGCTCTGTTCGCCGAGGGCCAGGCCATCCGGGGCGGGGTGCCCATCTGCTTCCCCTGGTTCGGACCCAGAGCGGATGATCCCAAGGCCTCATCTCATGGCGTCGTCCGCACCCGGCTCTGGGACCTCGACGACGCCATGGCTCACAACGGTGCCCACACGCTCCGCTTCTCGACCTCCGCCCCGCCTCTCCAAGCAACCTTCGAGCTGACCCTGGGCCCTCGCCTCGGGATGGCCCTGACCGTCAGCCACACCGATAGTGCCGCTGAACCCGTCATCTTTGAGGAGGCTCTGCACACTTACTTCGCCGTCGCCGACGCCCGCGAAGTGACGGTCACAGGCCTTGAGCAGACCGACTACCTCGACAAGGTCGATCACGGCGAGCGCAAGACCCAGGGCGATGACCCTATCGGCTTCGCTGGCGAGACCGACCGGGTCTATCTCAACACCTCGACCTCCTGCACCATCCACGACCCGCAACTCGACCGCGCTCTGGTTATCGACAAGGACGGTTCGCGTTCTACGATCGTCTGGAACCCGTGGATCGAGAAGGCTCGCCGACTCACCGACCTCCCGAGTGAAGACTGGCCGCGCTTCGTCTGTGTTGAGTCGGGAAACGTCGCGGAGAACGCCATCACGCTCCGCCCGGGTGAGCATCATCGTCTGGCTGTTTCCATTCGCGTCCAGCGCCGCGACACAGCTTGA
- a CDS encoding P-II family nitrogen regulator: protein MRMIETVIRPSALGAITKKLAELGIYGATALECKGFGKQKGHTERYRGGRMDVGFVPKVMLKVAVKDEDLDKALDAITSSARTGNVGDGKVFVYGLDKVVRIRTGEADNDAL from the coding sequence ATGCGAATGATCGAAACCGTGATCCGGCCCTCGGCCCTGGGCGCGATCACCAAGAAACTCGCCGAACTCGGTATCTACGGCGCCACCGCGCTGGAGTGCAAGGGCTTCGGCAAACAAAAGGGTCATACCGAACGCTACCGTGGCGGACGGATGGACGTCGGCTTTGTTCCCAAGGTGATGCTCAAGGTCGCCGTCAAGGACGAAGACCTGGACAAGGCGTTGGACGCCATCACCTCGTCGGCGCGGACCGGGAACGTCGGCGATGGCAAGGTCTTCGTCTATGGCCTCGACAAGGTCGTCCGGATCCGAACCGGCGAAGCCGACAACGACGCACTCTAG
- the amt gene encoding ammonium transporter, with protein MLERIRGWLIPLLVVAGSLAITPSAWAQAEEATAAMESAAEEVAEVIDAAAIFAEAGISPEMWATNNLWIMIAGMLVFIMHLGFAMVESGLTRAKNTVNILFKNVMIVMLGIVTYGVCGWIIMYPGDGWIVPDVFAFGWGIQGGGVYYSDGLDYSGITPAYNTGYTVWTDFFFQAMFAATCCTIVSGAVAGRVKLLPFMIFCPLFVAFGYCVVGSWEWGAGWLDDMGFADFAGSTLVHAVGGAGALAGALILGPRLGKYAKDGTVQPIPGHSMPLATIGVFLLWFGWFGFNGGSELSADPAGVSYVLVTTTFAACGGGLAAAITSWIFGGKPDLSMALNGILAGLVGVTAGPDVPSWIGALIICGAVPGVLVYFSVLFFDKIKIDDPVGAISVHGVCGIYGTCAVAFSGAFEGNFGNLGVQALGAAAGVGFAFVVALIIFGVLNAIFGMRVSEAEEIEGLDLGEHDMSAYPDFQYTYIKSYHAREI; from the coding sequence ATGTTGGAACGCATCAGGGGATGGCTGATTCCGCTCTTGGTCGTCGCAGGCTCGCTTGCGATCACCCCGAGCGCCTGGGCCCAGGCCGAGGAGGCGACAGCGGCGATGGAAAGCGCCGCCGAGGAAGTCGCGGAGGTGATTGACGCTGCGGCGATCTTCGCTGAAGCGGGGATCTCGCCTGAGATGTGGGCGACGAATAACCTCTGGATCATGATCGCGGGCATGCTCGTGTTCATCATGCACCTCGGCTTCGCGATGGTCGAGTCGGGGCTGACCCGAGCCAAGAACACGGTCAACATTCTCTTTAAGAATGTGATGATCGTGATGCTCGGCATCGTGACCTACGGCGTCTGCGGATGGATCATCATGTACCCCGGCGACGGCTGGATCGTGCCGGATGTCTTCGCCTTTGGCTGGGGTATTCAGGGTGGCGGCGTCTACTACTCCGATGGCTTGGATTACTCGGGGATCACCCCGGCGTACAACACCGGTTACACGGTCTGGACCGACTTCTTCTTCCAGGCCATGTTCGCGGCCACCTGCTGCACGATCGTCTCGGGTGCAGTCGCTGGCCGAGTCAAACTGCTTCCCTTCATGATCTTCTGCCCGCTGTTCGTGGCCTTCGGCTACTGCGTGGTGGGTTCATGGGAGTGGGGCGCGGGCTGGCTTGATGACATGGGCTTCGCCGACTTCGCCGGTTCAACGCTGGTTCACGCCGTGGGCGGAGCCGGTGCTCTGGCCGGTGCATTGATCCTTGGCCCACGCCTTGGCAAGTACGCCAAGGATGGGACGGTTCAGCCAATCCCGGGTCACAGCATGCCCCTGGCCACCATCGGCGTGTTCCTCCTGTGGTTCGGCTGGTTCGGGTTCAATGGCGGCTCAGAGCTGTCGGCTGATCCCGCAGGCGTGTCCTATGTGCTCGTGACCACGACGTTCGCTGCCTGCGGTGGCGGCCTCGCGGCGGCGATCACTTCATGGATCTTTGGCGGCAAGCCGGACCTCTCGATGGCCCTCAACGGCATCCTCGCCGGTCTGGTCGGTGTCACAGCGGGTCCTGACGTTCCCTCGTGGATCGGTGCTCTCATCATCTGCGGCGCTGTACCCGGTGTGCTGGTTTACTTCTCGGTGCTGTTCTTCGACAAGATCAAGATCGACGACCCCGTGGGTGCGATCTCGGTCCACGGCGTGTGCGGCATCTACGGCACGTGCGCGGTTGCCTTCTCGGGAGCCTTCGAGGGCAACTTCGGTAACCTTGGCGTGCAGGCACTCGGTGCCGCCGCTGGCGTGGGCTTCGCGTTTGTGGTGGCCCTGATCATCTTTGGTGTCCTCAATGCCATCTTCGGGATGCGTGTCAGCGAGGCCGAGGAGATCGAGGGTCTGGACCTTGGTGAGCACGATATGTCGGCTTATCCTGACTTCCAGTACACCTACATCAAGAGCTATCACGCCCGGGAGATCTGA
- a CDS encoding DUF4111 domain-containing protein, producing MAHQPASHDPHGLRSVLDHLVTLARETLADNLLGVYLQGSQATSGFDDASDIDFIIATHHDLTDTTVDQLQLRHQHLHANHPSYWARHLEGSYIPRHHLTTLPPPRQQLWYLDHGHTIFERSDHDHYLAVLWILRERAVVLAGPHPNTLIPEIPADALRHEIRTTMHDWAHTILTNPNEMTQRWYAAFAVLSYARMALSLTTGEIHSKKQGVTWARQTFSTRWHPLINHALQTRHDLNHLLEPETPETLEQTKAYIRDVLERDA from the coding sequence ATGGCCCATCAACCCGCCAGCCACGACCCCCACGGCCTCCGCAGCGTCCTCGACCACCTCGTCACCCTCGCCCGCGAAACCCTCGCCGATAACCTCCTCGGCGTCTATCTCCAGGGCTCCCAAGCCACCTCCGGCTTCGACGACGCCAGCGACATCGACTTCATCATCGCCACCCACCACGACCTCACCGACACCACCGTCGACCAACTCCAGCTACGCCACCAGCACCTCCACGCCAACCACCCCTCCTACTGGGCTAGACACCTCGAAGGCTCCTACATCCCACGCCATCACCTCACCACCCTGCCGCCACCCCGACAGCAGCTCTGGTACCTCGACCACGGCCACACAATCTTCGAACGCTCCGACCACGACCACTACCTCGCCGTCCTCTGGATCCTCCGCGAACGCGCCGTCGTCCTCGCCGGTCCCCACCCCAACACCCTCATCCCCGAGATCCCCGCCGACGCCCTCCGCCACGAGATCCGCACCACCATGCACGACTGGGCCCACACCATCCTCACCAACCCCAACGAGATGACCCAACGCTGGTACGCCGCCTTCGCCGTCCTCAGCTACGCCCGCATGGCCCTCTCCCTCACCACCGGCGAAATCCACTCAAAAAAACAAGGCGTCACCTGGGCCCGCCAGACCTTCTCCACCCGCTGGCACCCCCTCATCAACCACGCCCTCCAAACCCGCCACGACCTCAACCACCTCCTCGAACCCGAAACCCCCGAAACCCTCGAACAAACCAAAGCGTACATCCGGGATGTGCTGGAGCGGGACGCGTGA
- a CDS encoding helix-turn-helix transcriptional regulator — MAKLRITNTIRRLRFENGELTQQALANSVGCTRQTIAAIEKARYSPSLELAIRIAIALNRPLDEVFIADNEGTSVDLTRVPKPEADH, encoded by the coding sequence GTGGCCAAACTACGAATCACCAACACGATTCGTCGACTTCGATTCGAAAACGGCGAGTTGACGCAACAAGCTCTCGCGAACAGCGTGGGCTGCACCCGACAAACGATCGCCGCCATCGAGAAGGCGCGATACTCACCCAGCCTGGAGCTGGCGATCCGCATCGCCATCGCACTCAACCGGCCGCTCGATGAAGTCTTCATCGCTGACAACGAAGGCACATCAGTCGACCTGACACGAGTCCCCAAACCGGAGGCGGATCATTGA